One window of the Magnolia sinica isolate HGM2019 chromosome 19, MsV1, whole genome shotgun sequence genome contains the following:
- the LOC131235561 gene encoding small ribosomal subunit protein eS1-like, whose translation MIASEGLKHRVFECSLADLQADEDQSYRKIHLKAEDIQGRNVLTNFWGMDFTTDKLRSLVHKWQTLIEAHVDVKTTDNYILRMFCIGFTKRRPNQVKRTYYAQSSQIRQIRRKIRKIMVNQATPCDLKELVQKFIPEVIGKEIEKATSNIYPLQNVFIRKVKILKALKFDLGKLMEACFLLPLKPHFSICYPLPPFLEME comes from the exons ATG ATTGCTTCTGAAGGTCTCAAACACCGAGTGTTTGAGTGTTCCTTGGCAGACCTTCAGGCTGATGAGGATCAGTCTTACAGGAAGATCCATCTTAAAGCAGAGGATATCCAAGGAAGGAATGTCCTCACAAACTTTTGG GGAATGGATTTTACAACCGACAAATTAAGATCGCTGGTCCATAAGTGGCAAACCTTAATTGAGGCACATGTAGATGTGAAGACAACAGACAACTACATCCTGAGAATGTTTTGCATTGGATTCACCAAGAGGCGCCCTAACCAGGTTAAGCGAACTTATTATGCCCAGTCAAGCCAAATCAGACAG ATTCgcagaaaaataaggaaaatcatGGTTAACCAGGCAACACCCTGTGATCTCAAGGAGTTAGTGCAGAAGTTCATCCCTGAGGTAATTGGAAAGGAGATTGAGAAGGCAACATCCAACATCTATCCTCTGCAGAATGTCTTCATTCGGAAAGTTAAGATCCTCAAGGCcctaaaatttgatcttggcaagCTGATGGAGGCATGTTTCCTTTTGCCTCTAAAACCTCATTTCTCTATTTGTTATCCTCTCCCCCCTTTTCTAGAGATGGAATAA
- the LOC131235559 gene encoding rust resistance kinase Lr10-like — translation MKGSPKVVSVAIISLFFFALFVSPIQSRKLATDEEVYETWLVVRKVIKVIVATLFVRALLGVLHLVVVIIYVIYRRYRRMNGKKNLQHNHEALGPSRYSYSDIARMTDNFKEKLGQGGFGSVYKGILHDGQPVAIKMLDNSKSNVEEFINEVTTIGRIHHVNVVQLIGFCFEGLRYALVYEFIPNGPLEKYVFSNDGKSQMITWEKLYEIVLGVAHGIEYLHRECNMRKLQFDIKPNNILLDGNFNPKISNFGLAKLCPNDHRAVSTSAGGTTGYMAPELFATNFEGISYKSNVYSFGMLLLEIAGRSKNFNRRVEHSSQVHFLTWVYDRIAQEGDMEISNGTRTDGDIARKMAIVGLWCIQTNPDSRPSINKVVEMLEGKNELLEMPPRPLLDFPEQQPIEDLSLTEKVALLRRPNID, via the exons AAACGTGGTTGGTCGTGCGAAAGGTCATAAAAGTCATAG TTGCCACTCTATTTGTGAGAGCTTTATTGGGTGTATTGCATCTCGTCGTCGTAATTATCTATGTGATCTATCGGAGATATAGACGCATGAATGGTAAAAAGAACTTACAACACAACCATGAAGCCCTGGGTCCATCTAGGTATTCCTATTCGGATATCGCGAGAATGACTGATAATTTTAAGGAAAAACTAGGTCAAGGAGGTTTTGGGTCTGTTTATAAAGGTATACTTCATGATGGGCAACCTGTTGCAATAAAGATGTTGGATAATTCAAAGAGTAATGTTGAAGAATTCATCAATGAAGTTACTACGATTGGTAGAATTCATCATGTCAATGTAGTGCAATTGATTGGGTTTTgctttgaagggttgagatacgCTCTTGTGTATGAGTTCATCCCCAATGGACCTTTAGAAAAATACGTATTTTCAAATGATGGAAAGAGCCAAATGATTACTTGGGAAAAACTATATGAGATTGTGTTAGGCGTTGCCCATGGGATTGAGTACCTGCACAGAGAATGCAACATGCGAAAACTCCAGTTCGACATCAAACCCAACAATATCTTGCTAGATGGCAACTTCAATCCTAAAATTTCCAATTTTGGACTCGCAAAGCTGTGCCCCAATGATCACAGAGCTGTCTCCACTAGTGCTGGAGGGACAACGGGATACATGGCACCAGAACTATTTGCAACGAATTTTGAAGGCATCTCATACAAATCCAACGTTTATAGTTTCGGAATGTTGCTATTGGAAATTGCTGGAAGGAGTAAGAATTTCAACCGACGCGTAGAACATTCAAGTCAGGTACACTTCCTGACATGGGTTTATGACCGAATCGCTCAAGAGGGGGACATGGAAATTAGCAATGGGACTAGGACCGATGGGGATATCGCTAGGAAGATGGCAATAGTTGGGCTTTGGTGCATACAAACAAATCCAGACAGTCGCCCTTCAATTAACAAAGTTGTGGAAATGTTAGAAGGTAAGAATGAGCTTCTTGAAATGCCACCGAGGCCTTTACTTGATTTCCCAGAGCAACAACCTATCGAAGATCTTTCTCTTACCGAGAAAGTAGCATTATTAAGACGTCCAAATATAGATTGA